One Thalassospira marina DNA window includes the following coding sequences:
- the fabI gene encoding enoyl-ACP reductase FabI, which produces MSLSAENLSGLMAGKRGLIMGVANDKSIAWGIARAVAAAGGEVAFTYQGDALGKRVRPLAESIGSDIVLPCDVSDPASIDAAFDALKEKWETIDFIVHAIGYSDKNELRGRYLDTSPENFAMSMNISVYSFTAVAQRAEKMMPNGGSMLTLSYYGAEKVMPHYNVMGVAKAALEASVKYMANDLGPDNIRVNAISAGPIKTLAASGIGDFRYILKWNEYNSPMRRNVTIDDVGHSGLYFLSDLSSGVTGETHHVDCGYHTVGMKQVDAPDITVSKS; this is translated from the coding sequence ATGAGCCTGTCCGCCGAAAATCTTTCAGGCCTGATGGCCGGTAAGCGAGGCCTGATCATGGGCGTCGCCAACGACAAATCCATTGCATGGGGCATTGCCCGTGCCGTTGCCGCCGCCGGTGGCGAGGTTGCATTTACCTATCAGGGTGATGCCCTTGGCAAACGCGTGCGCCCGCTGGCCGAAAGCATCGGCAGCGATATCGTGCTGCCCTGCGATGTCAGTGACCCGGCAAGCATCGATGCGGCTTTTGACGCGTTGAAGGAAAAATGGGAAACCATTGACTTCATCGTCCATGCGATTGGCTATTCCGACAAAAACGAACTTCGTGGCCGCTATCTTGATACGTCCCCCGAAAACTTCGCCATGTCGATGAACATTTCGGTCTATTCGTTCACCGCTGTTGCCCAGCGCGCCGAAAAGATGATGCCCAATGGCGGTTCCATGCTGACCCTGTCCTATTACGGGGCGGAAAAGGTCATGCCGCATTACAACGTCATGGGCGTTGCCAAGGCAGCCCTTGAAGCCAGCGTCAAATACATGGCCAACGACCTTGGCCCGGATAATATCCGTGTTAACGCGATTTCGGCTGGCCCGATCAAGACGCTTGCCGCATCGGGCATTGGCGATTTCCGCTATATCCTGAAATGGAACGAATATAACTCGCCGATGCGCCGCAACGTCACGATTGACGATGTTGGTCATTCCGGCCTGTATTTCCTGTCCGACCTGTCTTCGGGTGTGACGGGCGAAACCCACCATGTCGATTGCGGTTATCACACCGTTGGCATGAAACAGGTTGATGCCCCGGACATCACGGTCAGCAAGTCCTGA
- a CDS encoding YihY family inner membrane protein: MENWRKLLDDRTGFWRYAFLRFLHDKSPQRASALSYTTLLAMVPFLAIALTVLSAFPVFDAWKDQISGLIFSNFLPQTGSEVADYLTGFLKNTGRMTAIGTIVLGFTAVMLLGSIETVMNDVFRVTTPRKLLSRLVVFWALITVGPLLLGLSLSLASYIFAMRHFVGGEALDAQIGQLGFLAPFFLSAIAFSLLFLGMPNRSVVLIDGIIGGVVAAFLFELLKKGFGLYVSTFPTYQTIYGAVAVVPIFLIWMYLTWMVILLGAQVAAARSEWRAARAAGLVPDPRGGLPGQTERLIAVLKLLEYLQNRFQQAEKPPTYRKLLHELKMGGRDLNWALAALRREKLIDRSEKHRWLLSGDLSRLKLGDLMGKLGLFLDQDRFLLVDVKSGWPMRVRDKLIELEDSRKGLLDVSIGELFQSPRPDDKVPEPLEKDDDDSKKRDREIDHNDMTSQID, from the coding sequence ATGGAGAATTGGCGAAAATTGCTCGATGACCGCACCGGATTTTGGCGTTATGCCTTTCTGCGGTTTCTGCATGACAAATCCCCGCAACGCGCCAGTGCGCTTTCATATACCACCCTTCTGGCGATGGTGCCGTTCCTGGCAATTGCGCTGACGGTGCTGTCTGCTTTTCCGGTTTTTGATGCCTGGAAAGACCAGATTTCCGGCCTGATCTTTAGCAATTTCCTGCCCCAGACCGGGTCGGAAGTGGCCGATTATCTGACCGGGTTTTTAAAAAATACCGGGCGCATGACAGCCATTGGCACCATCGTTTTGGGCTTTACCGCTGTAATGCTGCTGGGGTCCATCGAAACCGTGATGAACGATGTTTTCAGGGTAACAACACCGCGCAAGCTGTTATCGCGCCTGGTGGTGTTTTGGGCATTGATCACGGTGGGGCCTTTGTTGCTGGGGCTTAGCCTGTCGCTGGCATCCTATATTTTTGCCATGCGCCACTTTGTCGGGGGCGAAGCACTCGATGCGCAAATTGGCCAACTGGGTTTTCTTGCTCCCTTCTTTTTGTCGGCCATTGCCTTTTCGCTGCTGTTTTTGGGTATGCCCAACCGGTCGGTTGTCCTGATTGACGGCATAATTGGTGGGGTAGTGGCGGCCTTCCTGTTCGAACTTCTAAAAAAGGGGTTCGGCCTTTATGTCAGCACCTTTCCCACCTATCAGACGATTTATGGTGCCGTTGCGGTCGTACCAATTTTCCTGATCTGGATGTATCTGACCTGGATGGTGATTTTGCTGGGCGCGCAGGTGGCTGCGGCCCGGTCGGAATGGCGGGCAGCACGGGCAGCTGGCCTGGTGCCCGACCCGCGCGGCGGTTTGCCGGGCCAGACCGAACGCCTGATTGCCGTGCTGAAATTGCTGGAATATCTGCAAAACCGGTTTCAGCAGGCCGAAAAACCGCCAACCTATCGCAAGCTGCTGCATGAATTGAAAATGGGTGGGCGTGATCTTAACTGGGCCTTGGCCGCCTTGCGCCGGGAAAAGCTGATTGATCGCAGCGAAAAGCATCGCTGGCTGTTATCGGGTGACTTATCGCGCCTGAAACTGGGCGATCTGATGGGCAAACTCGGCCTGTTTTTAGATCAGGACCGGTTTTTGCTGGTGGATGTCAAAAGCGGTTGGCCGATGCGGGTGCGCGATAAACTGATCGAACTGGAAGACAGCCGCAAAGGGTTGCTTGATGTGTCGATTGGCGAGCTGTTCCAAAGCCCGCGTCCCGACGACAAGGTGCCCGAACCCCTTGAAAAAGACGATGACGACAGCAAAAAGCGCGACAGGGAAATTGATCATAACGATATGACAAGCCAGATCGACTAG
- a CDS encoding universal stress protein: MYKKILLAYDGSQEGRAALKQGAELAVMCQAEVCLLAVLAPDIGVIYAEAAVPSDLPDRMLADIQESLNEGKAKLQGMGLSVETRLENGIPAGEIGRVAKEIQSDLIVVGHREQGALSRWWGGSTGASLLAHAPCSILIAIAPTTQIDA; the protein is encoded by the coding sequence ATGTATAAAAAAATCCTTCTTGCCTATGATGGCAGCCAGGAAGGCCGCGCGGCCCTGAAACAGGGCGCGGAACTGGCCGTTATGTGCCAGGCAGAAGTTTGCCTGCTGGCCGTTCTGGCCCCCGATATCGGCGTGATTTATGCCGAGGCAGCGGTGCCGTCCGACCTGCCGGACCGGATGCTGGCCGACATTCAGGAAAGCCTGAACGAAGGCAAGGCCAAGCTGCAGGGGATGGGGCTTTCGGTTGAAACGCGCCTTGAAAACGGTATTCCCGCCGGTGAAATTGGCCGCGTTGCCAAGGAGATCCAGTCTGATCTGATCGTAGTGGGCCACCGTGAACAAGGTGCGCTGTCGCGCTGGTGGGGTGGTTCGACGGGCGCATCGCTTTTGGCGCATGCCCCCTGTAGCATCCTGATTGCCATTGCCCCCACCACACAAATCGACGCCTGA
- a CDS encoding mechanosensitive ion channel family protein, whose amino-acid sequence MAWLEQALNWVEANLLLVPILLQIAAVALAAVPAVLLAKPVARLLSRLQNWHGLSHIPGLRRFCATLPGLSFPLVFVLIVWVLDGIATQAPYPHNVLRLVASLLNAWIFIRLASAFMNDPVWGRTIAIIAWSIAALNIVGLLTPTIDMLDGIAIELGSVRVSVYGLIKAVLSLAILLWVASFASHLFEQRINRVHRLTPSVQVLLVKLLKIVLLSIAVFFALSTIGVDLTALAVFGGAVGVGIGLGLQRIVANLISGLILLLDRSIKPGDVIAIGDTFGWIQSLGARYTAVRTRDGTEFLIPNEDLITNQVENWSHTDVQLRLKVPVGISYNNDPRQAIALCNAAAARCKRVLETPGPNTLLRGFGDNSVDLEIRFWINDPQNGRGNIISEVLLNVWDEFKANNIEIPFPQRDLHLHPGRQPLRFEVSQAAKNAPDETNRPQTGESRDDDGNTSA is encoded by the coding sequence GTGGCGTGGCTTGAACAGGCCCTTAACTGGGTAGAAGCCAACCTTCTGCTTGTTCCCATTTTATTGCAAATTGCGGCGGTCGCGCTTGCGGCGGTACCGGCAGTGTTGCTGGCAAAGCCGGTGGCACGGCTGCTGTCGCGATTGCAAAACTGGCATGGGCTAAGCCACATTCCAGGCTTGCGGCGGTTTTGCGCCACCCTGCCCGGCCTGTCCTTTCCGCTGGTATTTGTTCTGATTGTCTGGGTTCTTGATGGCATCGCCACCCAGGCGCCCTATCCGCATAATGTGCTGCGGCTGGTTGCCAGCCTGCTGAATGCCTGGATTTTCATTCGCCTTGCCAGCGCCTTTATGAATGACCCGGTCTGGGGCCGGACCATTGCCATTATCGCCTGGAGCATCGCCGCCCTTAACATTGTTGGCCTGCTTACCCCGACCATCGATATGCTTGATGGCATCGCCATTGAACTGGGCAGTGTCCGTGTGTCGGTTTACGGGCTGATCAAGGCCGTGCTGTCGCTGGCGATTTTGTTGTGGGTGGCATCCTTTGCATCGCATCTGTTTGAACAGCGCATTAATCGTGTGCACCGACTAACGCCTTCTGTGCAGGTGCTGCTGGTCAAACTTTTAAAAATTGTGCTGCTATCCATCGCGGTCTTTTTCGCCCTGTCGACAATTGGCGTGGATTTAACGGCACTGGCCGTCTTTGGTGGTGCGGTTGGTGTGGGGATCGGCCTTGGCCTGCAACGCATTGTTGCCAACCTGATCAGCGGGTTGATTCTGCTGCTGGATCGGTCGATCAAACCCGGCGATGTCATTGCCATTGGCGATACCTTTGGCTGGATCCAGTCGCTTGGCGCACGCTATACCGCCGTTCGCACCCGTGATGGCACCGAGTTTCTGATTCCCAACGAAGACCTGATCACCAATCAGGTCGAAAACTGGAGCCACACTGACGTTCAGCTACGCCTGAAAGTCCCGGTCGGCATTTCCTATAACAATGACCCGCGTCAGGCGATTGCGCTTTGCAATGCTGCGGCGGCGCGCTGCAAACGGGTACTTGAAACACCCGGCCCCAACACGCTGTTGCGCGGCTTTGGCGATAATTCGGTTGATCTTGAAATACGTTTCTGGATCAACGACCCGCAAAACGGGCGCGGCAATATCATCAGCGAAGTGCTGCTTAATGTGTGGGACGAGTTTAAAGCCAATAATATCGAAATCCCCTTCCCGCAGCGTGACCTGCACCTGCACCCCGGCAGGCAACCTTTGCGGTTTGAGGTCAGCCAGGCTGCAAAAAATGCACCCGACGAAACCAACCGCCCACAAACCGGGGAAAGCCGTGACGATGACGGCAATACCAGCGCCTGA
- a CDS encoding acetyl-CoA hydrolase/transferase family protein — protein MHRQRIRHPKFQERVVSAEEAAALIKDGMVVGMSGFTRAGEAKAVPMALAERAKTHPLKITLMTGASLGNDLDRTLAEAHVMTRRIPFQADPGLRKAINAGEVMFIDQHLSETVEQLRTDQIPGIDIAVVEAVAITEQGGIIPTTSVGNSASFAILAKKVIVEINLSQSETLEGLHDIYIPSRRPTRQPIPVVSPESRVGFPFIPVDPNKIAAIVVTRKLDSSSTVLPPDDDTRSIAGHLADFLKFEVKKGRLTNELQPLQAGIGTIANAVMHGFIDTPFHGLKMYSEVLQDSTFDLFDAGKLDFASGSSITLSQPRYEQVIADLARYKHQLILRPQEISNHPEVIRRLGLICINTALEFDIYGNVNSTHVGGTHMMNGIGGSGDFARNGHMSIFVTKSIAKDGKISSVVPMVSHVDHTEHDVDILITETGLADLRGLAPRERAQTIIANCVHPTYRVELTDYFNRAVARGGHTPHLIEEAFSWHNNFRLHGTMKP, from the coding sequence ATGCATCGCCAGCGTATTCGCCATCCCAAATTTCAGGAACGTGTTGTCAGCGCCGAAGAAGCGGCCGCTCTGATCAAGGATGGCATGGTTGTTGGCATGAGCGGCTTTACCCGCGCGGGCGAGGCAAAGGCCGTACCAATGGCGCTGGCCGAGCGGGCAAAGACCCATCCCCTGAAAATCACGCTGATGACCGGGGCGTCGCTTGGCAATGACCTGGACCGGACCCTGGCCGAGGCCCATGTGATGACGCGCCGCATCCCCTTTCAGGCCGATCCGGGCTTGCGCAAGGCCATCAATGCTGGCGAGGTGATGTTTATTGACCAGCACCTTTCCGAAACGGTTGAGCAGCTTCGCACCGATCAGATACCGGGCATCGACATTGCCGTGGTCGAGGCGGTTGCCATCACCGAACAGGGCGGCATCATTCCGACCACATCGGTTGGCAATTCGGCCAGTTTTGCCATTCTCGCCAAAAAGGTGATTGTCGAAATCAACCTGTCGCAATCCGAAACGCTGGAAGGATTGCACGATATTTACATCCCTTCGCGTCGCCCAACGCGCCAGCCGATCCCGGTTGTTTCCCCCGAAAGCCGGGTGGGTTTTCCGTTTATCCCGGTTGATCCCAACAAAATCGCAGCCATTGTCGTTACCCGCAAACTTGACAGTTCATCAACCGTTCTGCCGCCCGATGACGACACCCGTTCCATTGCCGGACATCTGGCCGATTTTCTGAAATTTGAGGTCAAAAAAGGCCGCCTGACCAATGAATTACAGCCCCTGCAGGCCGGTATTGGCACCATTGCCAATGCCGTGATGCATGGCTTTATCGATACGCCGTTTCACGGTCTTAAAATGTATTCCGAGGTGCTACAGGATTCGACCTTTGACCTGTTTGATGCGGGCAAACTTGATTTTGCATCGGGTTCATCCATCACGCTGTCGCAACCACGCTATGAACAGGTGATTGCCGATCTTGCCCGCTATAAACACCAGTTGATCCTGCGTCCCCAGGAAATCAGCAACCATCCCGAAGTCATCCGGCGTTTGGGGCTTATCTGCATCAATACCGCGCTGGAATTTGATATTTACGGCAATGTCAATTCCACCCATGTCGGCGGCACCCACATGATGAATGGCATTGGCGGGTCCGGCGATTTTGCCCGCAATGGCCATATGTCGATCTTTGTGACCAAATCCATCGCCAAAGACGGCAAAATCTCCAGCGTGGTGCCGATGGTCAGCCATGTTGACCATACCGAACATGATGTTGATATCCTGATCACGGAAACCGGCCTGGCCGACCTGCGTGGCCTGGCCCCGCGCGAACGGGCCCAAACCATTATCGCCAATTGTGTGCATCCCACCTATCGGGTGGAACTGACCGATTATTTCAATCGCGCCGTTGCCCGGGGCGGCCATACCCCGCACCTGATCGAAGAAGCCTTTTCATGGCACAACAATTTCCGCCTGCATGGCACCATGAAACCCTGA
- a CDS encoding alpha/beta family hydrolase, producing MTTRFIWTGPHDAKTAILFAHGAGTPMDSPFMADMAEKLGNKGYRVGRFEFPYMVKRRDDGKKRPPDRAPALMDAFQTAIADANITPGNKLVIAGKSMGGRIASMIADTAGVHALLCLGYPFHPTGKPDKPRTDHLKTLTTPSLICHGTRDPFGSPDEIAGYDLSPAIRLHWVADGNHDFTPRKASGRTQDQNLDECAAAIDHFLQSLPG from the coding sequence ATGACCACCCGTTTCATCTGGACCGGCCCGCATGATGCAAAAACAGCCATTCTGTTTGCCCATGGCGCCGGCACGCCGATGGACAGCCCCTTTATGGCCGATATGGCCGAAAAACTGGGGAATAAGGGATACCGCGTTGGCCGGTTTGAATTTCCCTATATGGTCAAACGCCGCGACGATGGCAAAAAACGCCCACCCGACCGCGCACCAGCCCTGATGGACGCCTTTCAAACCGCCATTGCCGATGCCAACATCACACCTGGGAATAAACTGGTAATCGCCGGAAAATCCATGGGCGGGCGCATTGCCAGCATGATTGCCGATACGGCCGGGGTCCATGCCCTGCTGTGCCTGGGTTATCCGTTTCATCCGACCGGCAAACCCGACAAACCGCGCACCGACCATTTAAAGACCCTGACGACACCAAGCCTGATTTGCCATGGCACACGCGACCCGTTTGGCAGCCCCGATGAAATTGCGGGCTATGACCTGTCACCAGCCATCCGCCTGCACTGGGTGGCCGATGGCAACCATGATTTTACCCCGCGCAAGGCATCGGGCCGCACGCAGGACCAAAACCTTGATGAGTGCGCTGCTGCCATTGACCATTTCCTGCAATCCCTGCCCGGCTGA